The Antarcticibacterium flavum genome contains the following window.
TTAAGCTTGTTGAAAATAAGAATGATATCGAAAACAGATTTACCTATCGAAATGAGAAGTTAATTCATTTAGTAAAAGAAAGAGCGGAAGAGATCTGTGAATTTATACTTGATAGAACAAATTTCCGCTTAGGAGAAAATGAAAATGAAATAACTATAAATTTTTCAGCGAAAAATATCGGACGAATTCGCGATGACAACTCTTTATATAGCGAAAATGTTTATGAATACGAGGTTATAAATATTCTAAGGAAATTAGACATAATTAAAAATCTGGAAATTCAAGTTTTTAAAAAAGGAGGAATGCCCTTTAATTTTTCAGATGCGAGTTCTGGTGAAGCTAGCATTCTTTCAACATTACTTTCATTAATTCCACTTCTCAAAAATGATAGTTTAATTTTAATAGATGAGCCAGAGATTAGTTTACATCCACTCTGGCAATCTAAATACATTGATTTACTTAATAAGATTTTAGAAAATGTTTCAGGATGTCACGTAATTATTGCGTCCCACTCGCCATTTATAGCTTCAGATTTGAATCCTAATAATTCTAGTGTCATAACCTTAAAAAATAAGAAAGGCTTTATAAAATCAGAGGCTATTACTAATTCTACATACGGTTGGGCCGCCGAAGATATTTTGCTTAACGTTTTTGAAATGCCATCTACAAGAAATTTTGACTTATACGACAATGTAACAAAGGCATTGAGGTGTATCCGGTTGGCCAAGTACATCTGGTGTAAACTTAAGATAAATTCTAGCTTGCCTCCAAAAAAGAGATGGATAAGCAAGCCTATATGTTTGAGTTAATTCAGGAATGGGAAGTTAGTGGTTTAAGTAAAAAGGATTTTTGTCAAAAGCATGGGATCATTCGGAGTAATTTTTATTACTGGATCAAAAAATGGAAGAACAGCAAATCGGAAGCTCCGGAAGGATTTTTAGAGATCACTCCAGGTAAAACGGATTCCTTCCACGCTCAATATCGACTGAAATATCCTAATGGAGTACAGCTAGAAGTCTCCGGGATTGGTTTAAACCAATTAGCGGCTCTTGTAAACCTGTAATCCATGTTTAGTTTAAGTTCCTCCAATCGGTACTACCTCTTTAGCCAGCCTTGCGATATGAGAAAGGGTTTTCAGGGCCTATCGGGACTGGTCACCGCCAAGATGGGAAAGAATCCCATCAGTGGCGATGTTTTTATATTCATCAACCGCAGGGCTACCCATATCAAACTCCTGCACTGGGAATTCGGGGCTTTGTGATTTATTATAAACGTCTTGAGAAAGGAACGTTCTCGCTTCCCAAAGTGCTCCAGTCAGGAAGTGTTAGTTGGAGTCAGCTGGTGCTGATGATCGAGGGGATCAAGGCAGAAAAGCTGCGTCACCTTAACCGGTACAATCCTCCTGAACCCCCTGATTTTACTGATAAAAACACAAAATAATTGTTGTAAAAAAGCAGGGAAATCTGTACTTTTATGCTATGGAAAAATCCCTGGAAACCCTTTCAAAACAACAGTTGTTGGCCCTTTTAGAAGAGCAATCAGCGCAGGCGACATTCCATAAAAAAGAGCTTCAAAAATCTCAGCAAGAATTAAAACAAAAGACTAAGGAATTAAAGCAAAAAGACAAGGAACTTGCCCGGGCTGATGAGCATCTTCGCAGCTATTTGAGTAAGTCCGGAGTTCTAGAGGAAAAAGTGGCCTACCTGGAGAGCCAGCTGGAGATGTTCCGAAGGATGCAGTTCGGTCAGAAACGCGAGCGTTTT
Protein-coding sequences here:
- the tnpB gene encoding IS66 family insertion sequence element accessory protein TnpB (TnpB, as the term is used for proteins encoded by IS66 family insertion elements, is considered an accessory protein, since TnpC, encoded by a neighboring gene, is a DDE family transposase.), giving the protein MFSLSSSNRYYLFSQPCDMRKGFQGLSGLVTAKMGKNPISGDVFIFINRRATHIKLLHWEFGAL
- a CDS encoding AAA family ATPase — its product is MSGFKLYSLEINNKNINTDRVDLINKFSSLSYDNYFTLIVGNNGTGKSRILSEIARFFKEKFNEGRQRSLFTESHFKFNILPSKVITITNSISDKFPIDSSFRPSRLDLNEHLHRNFKYNYLGTRNRFNSFSNKALMNRALEIVFESYSEYDVSRNYRHIFDYLDYEPIIKINYRFRNSTLRNLKTINPSSLIKLVENKNDIENRFTYRNEKLIHLVKERAEEICEFILDRTNFRLGENENEITINFSAKNIGRIRDDNSLYSENVYEYEVINILRKLDIIKNLEIQVFKKGGMPFNFSDASSGEASILSTLLSLIPLLKNDSLILIDEPEISLHPLWQSKYIDLLNKILENVSGCHVIIASHSPFIASDLNPNNSSVITLKNKKGFIKSEAITNSTYGWAAEDILLNVFEMPSTRNFDLYDNVTKALRCIRLAKYIWCKLKINSSLPPKKRWISKPICLS
- the tnpA gene encoding IS66 family insertion sequence element accessory protein TnpA, coding for MFELIQEWEVSGLSKKDFCQKHGIIRSNFYYWIKKWKNSKSEAPEGFLEITPGKTDSFHAQYRLKYPNGVQLEVSGIGLNQLAALVNL